Proteins encoded by one window of Salvia splendens isolate huo1 unplaced genomic scaffold, SspV2 ctg499, whole genome shotgun sequence:
- the LOC121790388 gene encoding exo-alpha-bergamotene synthase-like → MEEVIRRSANYEASIWDDDYIQSFASPYTGEKYVREAEKLKDLVKILIHETEHELDQLHLIDNMTRLGVSGHFKDQITKLLTNIYEAQEWCEEDLHFTSLKFRLLRQHGYHVPQEVFCSLMDEEGNFKASLCEDVRGLVSLYEASYLSMEGESIMDLAKDFSLNHLAQKLDQITEPHLKEQVRHALEFPQHWRLQKLEARWFIQAYENTSEANLILVELAKLEYNMVQATYQQELKRLSSWYRETGLPEKLGFVRHRLAESFLWALGFVPEPHLGYSREILSKIAVFINIIDDIYDVYGTLEELQLFTDTIERWDINSLDSLPEYMKICFLALFNSVNELAYHILRDQGFLVISNLKNLWAELCRAYYLEAAWFHSGYVPTTYEYLNTAWISISGPLLLFYGYFTTNLINKNELKSLEQYPGIIRWPSTVLRLADDLGTSSDEMKRGDVPKTMECYMKETGCSEEDARKHIKQVIDTALKRMNKEILMENPIKNFGQTAMNLGRISLCMYQHGDGFGLPHSETKKNLVSLLVQPFSMP, encoded by the exons ATGGAGGAGGTCATCAGGAGGTCAGCAAACTACGAAGCCAGTATCTGGGACGACGATTACATTCAGTCGTTCGCAAGTCCATACACG GGGGAGAAGTACGTTCGCGAAGCTGAGAAGCTGAAAGATCTGGTGAAAATACTGATCCACGAAACCGAACACGAGCTCGACCAGCTTCACCTTATCGACAATATGACGAGACTAGGTGTATCTGGCCACTTCAAGGACCAGATAACTAAACTGTTGACCAACATTTATGAGGCACAAGAATGGTGTGAAGAGGACTTGCATTTCACATCTCTCAAATTCAGACTTCTCAGACAGCATGGTTATCATGTTCCTCAAG AGGTTTTCTGTAGTTTGATGGATGAGGAAGGAAATTTCAAGGCCTCCCTTTGTGAAGATGTGAGAGGGCTCGTATCTCTGTATGAAGCTTCGTATCTAAGCATGGAAGGGGAAAGCATAATGGATTTAGCCAAAGATTTCTCACTGAATCATCTTGCTCAAAAGCTTGACCAAATCACAGAGCCGCATCTAAAGGAGCAAGTGAGGCATGCTTTGGAGTTTCCTCAGCATTGGAGATTGCAGAAGCTAGAAGCCAGGTGGTTCATACAAGCGTACGAGAATACCTCTGAAGCAAACCTTATTCTGGTGGAGCTGGCTAAGTTGGAGTATAACATGGTACAAGCAACATACCAGCAAGAGCTCAAACGACTTTCAAG TTGGTATAGAGAGACTGGTCTTCCGGAAAAGCTAGGATTTGTTAGGCACCGGTTGGCAGAGAGCTTCTTGTGGGCTCTGGGATTCGTTCCGGAGCCTCATCTTGGATATTCAAGGGAGATTTTGAGCAAGATAGCTGTGTTTATCAACATAATAGATGACATATACGACGTTTATGGCACCTTGGAAGAACTTCAGTTGTTCACTGACACAATCGAGAG GTGGGATATTAATTCACTGGACAGCCTTCCAGAATATATGAAGATTTGCTTCTTAGCTCTCTTCAATTCTGTGAATGAATTGGCTTATCATATACTCAGAGACCAAGGTTTCCTTGTCATCTCTAATCTTAAGAATCTG TGGGCAGAACTGTGTAGAGCTTACTACTTAGAAGCAGCATGGTTTCACAGCGGTTATGTCCCAACCACATATGAGTACCTAAATACAGCTTGGATTTCCATTTCTGGCCCTCTACTTCTTTTTTATGGTTACTTCACCACAAATCTTATCAACAAGAATGAATTGAAGAGCTTAGAGCAATATCCTGGCATCATTCGTTGGCCATCCACAGTTCTTCGTCTGGCCGATGACTTGGGAACTTCATCT GACGAAATGAAACGAGGGGATGTTCCAAAAACAATGGAGTGCTACATGAAGGAGACGGGATGCTCTGAGGAGGATGCTCGCAAGCATATAAAGCAGGTGATAGACACGGCACTGAAGCGAATGAACAAAGAGATATTGATGGAGAATCCCATAAAGAATTTTGGGCAGACTGCCATGAACCTTGGACGAATCTCACTCTGCATGTATCAGCATGGAGATGGCTTCGGCCTTCCCCATTCCGAAACCAAGAAAAATCTGGTGTCCCTTCTCGTTCAGCCCTTTTCGATGCCTTGA